A genomic stretch from Rhodomicrobium vannielii ATCC 17100 includes:
- a CDS encoding GntR family transcriptional regulator, with product MSSQAERLRSLIEEEILSFQLKPGDKLDECGLAKRYGTSRTPVREALRQLSANGLVEIRPHKGAMVARLGIRELVELLEVMAELEGACGRLAAKSCLNSDIDAMAAAQEDCRRFAESHDPKSYARANEVFHETIYAASRNNYLVKMTLSIRNRIGAYRRLQLDHINRILPSVMEHDRILRTIRDGLPDETDRLLQVHILNIGGELRRMIALISEGENAFPNRTQMMFDEADALHVLAGAGKR from the coding sequence ATGAGTTCCCAAGCGGAACGCTTGCGATCGTTGATTGAGGAGGAGATCCTCTCCTTTCAGCTTAAGCCCGGCGACAAGCTGGACGAATGCGGTCTTGCGAAGCGATACGGGACGTCGCGGACGCCGGTTCGGGAAGCACTTCGTCAACTCTCTGCGAACGGCCTCGTCGAGATCCGGCCTCACAAAGGCGCAATGGTCGCGCGCCTCGGTATCCGCGAGCTCGTCGAATTGCTCGAAGTGATGGCGGAGCTTGAGGGAGCCTGCGGACGACTGGCCGCCAAGTCCTGCCTTAACAGCGACATCGATGCGATGGCCGCCGCGCAGGAAGATTGCCGCCGCTTTGCCGAGTCGCACGATCCGAAAAGCTACGCGCGCGCTAATGAGGTTTTCCACGAGACGATCTATGCGGCGAGCCGTAATAACTACCTCGTCAAGATGACACTCAGCATCCGCAACCGGATCGGCGCCTACCGGCGTTTGCAACTCGACCACATCAACCGCATTCTGCCCTCCGTCATGGAGCACGACCGCATTCTGCGCACGATCCGCGATGGGCTTCCCGACGAGACCGACAGGCTGTTGCAGGTTCACATCCTCAACATCGGCGGTGAACTGCGCCGCATGATCGCGCTCATTTCCGAGGGCGAGAACGCGTTCCCGAATCGCACTCAGATGATGTTCGACGAAGCCGATGCGCTTCACGTCCTCGCGGGCGCGGGCAAGCGATAG
- a CDS encoding malonyl-CoA decarboxylase, whose translation MDVSFFQEILSKISDRGRQILDLSSLIGTDAEESFEELCQALVSSRGEASGVALARRILDLYRLTTDKEKDAFFVFLARHFLPSTEAVQRAATAYLEQPEIGRLETLMAAVESPRQELFRRLNLAPGGTTALVRMREDLLRRLKDNPQLAGVDRDFVHLFSSWFNRGFLVLAHLSWSSPASILEKLIAYEKVHKIHGFEDLRRRLDPNDRRCFAFFHPALVDEPLIFVQVALASEIPSSIQLLLASDAEDFDDPDPSVAVFYSISNCQDGLRGISFGNFLIKQVAEDMKKEKPSLKAFVTLSPAPTFRSWLEANKAELSYLPAAQRKLIDAALAGQFGESEEELDALEPAILAAAAHYYLRAKDKKGKPVDPVARFHLGNGARLERINWLGDTSEKGIRESLSVMVNYLYDLKDIERNHEAYVNLSQVAASKAVRSILLAPEPNAKAAQRKSETIS comes from the coding sequence ATGGATGTTTCTTTCTTCCAGGAAATCCTGAGCAAAATTTCGGACCGAGGCAGGCAGATTCTGGATTTGTCATCCTTGATCGGAACAGACGCTGAAGAGTCATTCGAAGAATTATGTCAGGCTTTGGTTTCGAGCAGGGGCGAAGCATCCGGCGTTGCTCTTGCAAGGCGAATCCTTGACCTCTACCGTTTGACGACAGATAAGGAAAAAGACGCTTTTTTCGTGTTTTTGGCAAGACATTTTCTCCCGAGCACAGAGGCGGTCCAGCGAGCGGCGACCGCTTATCTTGAGCAGCCGGAGATCGGTCGGCTCGAAACCCTCATGGCCGCTGTCGAATCGCCGAGGCAGGAACTTTTCCGCCGCCTCAATCTCGCGCCGGGCGGCACGACGGCTCTCGTGCGCATGCGCGAAGACCTGCTGCGCCGTCTGAAGGATAATCCCCAACTCGCCGGCGTCGACCGCGATTTCGTGCATCTGTTCTCCTCGTGGTTCAATCGCGGCTTCCTCGTGCTCGCGCATCTTTCCTGGTCGAGCCCGGCGTCGATCCTCGAAAAATTGATCGCCTACGAGAAGGTGCACAAGATCCACGGTTTCGAGGATTTGCGGCGCAGGCTCGACCCCAACGACCGCCGCTGCTTCGCGTTCTTCCATCCGGCGCTCGTCGATGAACCGCTCATCTTCGTGCAGGTCGCGCTCGCGAGCGAAATTCCGTCGTCGATCCAGCTGCTCCTCGCCTCCGACGCGGAAGATTTCGACGATCCGGACCCCTCCGTGGCGGTCTTCTATTCCATCTCAAACTGTCAGGATGGCCTGCGCGGAATTTCCTTCGGCAACTTCCTCATCAAGCAGGTGGCGGAGGACATGAAGAAGGAGAAGCCTTCGCTGAAGGCCTTCGTGACGCTATCGCCCGCACCGACTTTCAGGTCGTGGCTCGAAGCGAACAAGGCCGAGCTTTCCTATCTTCCGGCGGCGCAGCGGAAGCTGATCGATGCAGCGCTCGCGGGCCAATTCGGCGAGAGCGAGGAGGAACTCGACGCGCTCGAACCCGCCATTCTCGCCGCCGCCGCTCATTATTATCTGCGCGCGAAGGACAAGAAGGGGAAACCGGTCGACCCGGTGGCGCGTTTCCACCTCGGCAACGGCGCGCGGCTGGAGCGGATCAATTGGCTCGGCGACACGTCGGAGAAGGGTATTCGCGAGTCTCTGAGCGTCATGGTCAACTATTTATACGATCTTAAGGACATCGAGCGTAATCACGAAGCTTATGTGAACCTGAGCCAAGTGGCCGCGTCGAAGGCCGTGAGATCGATCCTTCTCGCACCGGAACCGAACGCCAAGGCCGCGCAGCGTAAAAGCGAGACAATCTCATGA
- the ypfJ gene encoding KPN_02809 family neutral zinc metallopeptidase: MRWQGRRESENVEDRRDESGGGGFPFPGGGGIQIGQGGGLGIVGVIVIVGIALLFGIDPRVILQGGGEGFPGGGIQIPREAPRAPSQSATTDDQAKRFVSVVLGDTEDTWSKIFASQGARYSPPKLVLFRDGIQSGCGLASAQMGPFYCPMNRKVYIDLSFFDMLKRRFRAPGEFAQAYVIAHEIGHHIQNLQGRLQQAQRLQAAATSEGQRNAIQVRVELQADCYAGVWAHHTAKLNNTLEPGDIESALRAAAAIGDDAIQKSTRGYAVPDSFTHGSSEQRARWFTRGYQTGSLASCDTFNTDAI, encoded by the coding sequence ATGAGATGGCAGGGACGCCGCGAAAGCGAGAACGTCGAAGACCGCCGCGATGAGAGCGGCGGGGGCGGTTTTCCGTTCCCCGGCGGCGGCGGCATACAGATCGGGCAGGGCGGCGGCCTCGGCATCGTCGGCGTGATCGTGATCGTCGGCATTGCGCTGTTGTTCGGCATCGATCCGCGCGTCATCCTGCAAGGTGGCGGCGAAGGCTTCCCCGGCGGCGGCATCCAGATCCCGCGCGAAGCTCCGCGCGCGCCCTCGCAAAGCGCGACGACGGACGATCAGGCGAAGCGGTTCGTTTCGGTCGTTCTCGGCGATACAGAAGACACATGGTCGAAGATCTTCGCGAGCCAGGGCGCACGTTATTCGCCGCCGAAACTCGTCCTTTTCCGCGACGGCATCCAGTCCGGCTGCGGACTCGCGAGCGCGCAGATGGGGCCGTTTTATTGTCCCATGAACCGCAAGGTTTATATCGACCTGTCGTTTTTCGATATGCTGAAGCGCCGCTTCCGCGCACCGGGCGAATTCGCGCAAGCCTATGTGATCGCGCATGAAATCGGCCATCACATCCAGAATTTGCAGGGGCGGCTTCAGCAGGCGCAGCGGCTTCAGGCGGCCGCCACCTCGGAAGGTCAGCGCAATGCAATTCAGGTGCGCGTCGAGCTTCAGGCCGACTGCTATGCCGGCGTTTGGGCGCATCACACGGCGAAGCTGAACAACACGCTTGAACCGGGCGACATCGAGTCGGCGCTCCGCGCGGCGGCGGCGATCGGTGACGACGCGATCCAGAAGAGCACGCGCGGCTATGCTGTGCCTGATTCGTTCACGCATGGTTCCTCGGAACAGCGGGCCCGCTGGTTCACGCGCGGTTATCAGACGGGTTCGCTGGCGTCCTGCGATACGTTCAACACCGACGCGATCTGA
- the glmU gene encoding bifunctional UDP-N-acetylglucosamine diphosphorylase/glucosamine-1-phosphate N-acetyltransferase GlmU, with protein MAGFNAVVLAAGQGTRMKSALPKVLHPVGGLPLVAHVIKAAADAGAEACSVIVPPDAKGFDALRLPIAARFFEQHERLGTAHAVLQARPALETSSLPVVVLCGDTPLVTPDSLARLAAVIANGADMAVMGFNARNPKGYGRLITDASGALVAIREDKDASEAERAITLCNSGILAFRGDLILSLLDRIGNDNAQREFYLTDAVEVARARGLHVACEIIDEDEVRGVNTRAQLAEAEAIFQRRAREAAMAGGTTLIAPDTVTFAHDTIIGQDVVIEPNVIFAAGVVIEDGVTIRGFSHLEGARVGRGSTIGPFARFRPGTVLEAGAHVGNFVELKASHVGEGAKVNHLSYIGDANIGAKTNIGAGTITCNYDGYSKFKTNIGAGAFIGSNSSLVAPVTIGDGAYIGSGSVISEDVPPHALALTRAPQVHKDEWAKKKRARAEAEKRSK; from the coding sequence ATGGCGGGATTTAATGCGGTGGTGCTGGCGGCGGGGCAGGGGACGCGCATGAAATCGGCGCTGCCGAAGGTGCTGCACCCGGTCGGCGGCCTGCCGCTCGTCGCCCATGTCATCAAGGCCGCCGCCGACGCTGGTGCGGAGGCGTGCTCCGTGATAGTGCCGCCCGACGCGAAGGGCTTCGATGCGCTTCGCCTGCCCATCGCCGCGCGGTTCTTCGAGCAGCATGAGCGACTCGGCACGGCGCATGCCGTTTTGCAGGCGAGGCCCGCGCTCGAAACGTCGAGCCTTCCGGTCGTGGTGCTCTGTGGCGACACGCCGCTCGTCACGCCCGACAGCCTCGCCCGCCTCGCTGCGGTCATCGCGAACGGCGCCGACATGGCGGTCATGGGCTTCAATGCGCGCAATCCGAAGGGGTATGGCCGCCTTATCACCGATGCGTCGGGCGCGCTGGTCGCCATCCGCGAGGACAAGGACGCGAGCGAGGCGGAGCGGGCGATCACGCTTTGCAATTCCGGCATCCTCGCGTTTCGCGGCGACCTGATTCTTTCGCTCCTCGACCGCATCGGCAATGACAACGCCCAGCGCGAATTTTACCTCACCGACGCGGTTGAAGTTGCCCGCGCGCGGGGGCTTCACGTGGCCTGCGAGATCATCGACGAGGACGAGGTGCGCGGCGTGAACACGCGCGCCCAGCTCGCGGAGGCCGAAGCCATCTTCCAGCGGCGCGCGCGTGAGGCGGCAATGGCGGGCGGCACGACGCTCATAGCGCCCGACACCGTGACCTTCGCGCATGACACAATCATCGGGCAGGATGTCGTGATCGAGCCGAACGTGATTTTTGCAGCTGGCGTCGTCATCGAGGACGGCGTCACGATCCGCGGCTTCTCGCATCTCGAAGGCGCGCGCGTGGGGCGCGGCTCGACCATCGGCCCGTTCGCGCGGTTCCGCCCCGGTACAGTGCTGGAAGCCGGGGCGCATGTCGGCAATTTCGTGGAACTCAAGGCGTCGCATGTCGGGGAAGGCGCTAAGGTGAACCACCTCAGCTACATCGGCGACGCGAATATCGGCGCGAAAACCAACATCGGCGCGGGCACCATCACCTGCAACTACGACGGCTACAGCAAGTTCAAGACGAATATCGGCGCGGGCGCGTTTATCGGCTCCAACAGCTCGCTCGTCGCACCCGTGACCATCGGCGACGGTGCCTATATCGGCTCGGGTAGTGTAATTTCCGAGGATGTGCCGCCCCACGCATTGGCGCTGACCCGCGCGCCGCAGGTGCACAAGGACGAATGGGCGAAGAAGAAGCGCGCGCGCGCCGAGGCGGAGAAGCGGTCGAAGTGA
- a CDS encoding GTP-binding protein: MTQKDKRLPVTVLSGFLGAGKTTLLNHVLNNRDGRRVAVIVNDMSEVNIDADLVRAGGANLSRMEETLVEMSNGCICCTLRDDLLKEVARLASEGRFDYLLIESTGVSEPLPVAATFEFRDEEGLSLSDIARLDTMVTVVDAAHLLKDYASTDFLRDRGEVAGEEDNRTIVNLLVEQIEFADVVILNKVSEATPAQLDAARKIIRSLNPDARIIETDFARVDPARIFDTGLFDFDKAHQHPLWYKELYGFAEHTPEDVEYGITSFVWRARRPLDPAKFQEFIQTPLPGVVRAKGHFWLATRPDWVGEFSLAGAIAATGGMGYWWAAVPEARLAQDEETLAKVKSRWDPVFGDRRQELVFIGVLGEMNRGRIEAMLDRCLVGDAEKPVFSPKSWARLPDPFPSWGLGPNG; this comes from the coding sequence ATGACGCAGAAAGACAAGCGCCTGCCCGTAACCGTCCTTTCGGGCTTTCTAGGCGCGGGCAAGACCACGCTCCTGAACCACGTGCTGAACAATCGCGACGGACGGCGCGTGGCGGTGATCGTCAACGACATGTCGGAAGTGAACATCGACGCGGACCTCGTTCGGGCGGGCGGCGCGAACCTGTCTCGCATGGAGGAGACGCTCGTCGAAATGTCGAATGGCTGCATATGCTGCACGTTGCGCGATGACCTTCTGAAGGAAGTCGCCCGGCTCGCATCGGAAGGCCGCTTCGACTACCTGCTCATTGAATCGACTGGCGTGTCGGAGCCGTTGCCCGTGGCCGCCACCTTTGAATTTCGCGATGAAGAAGGCTTGAGCCTGTCCGACATCGCTCGCCTCGACACGATGGTGACGGTGGTGGACGCGGCACACCTGCTGAAGGACTACGCGAGCACCGACTTTCTGCGCGATCGGGGCGAAGTCGCGGGCGAGGAGGATAACCGTACGATCGTCAATCTCCTCGTAGAGCAGATCGAATTTGCCGATGTAGTGATCCTCAACAAGGTGTCCGAGGCAACGCCCGCGCAACTCGACGCCGCGCGCAAGATCATCCGTAGCCTCAATCCCGATGCGCGCATCATCGAGACCGATTTCGCCCGCGTCGATCCCGCGCGGATCTTCGACACAGGCCTGTTCGATTTCGACAAGGCGCATCAACACCCGCTCTGGTACAAGGAGCTGTACGGCTTCGCGGAGCATACGCCGGAAGATGTCGAATACGGCATCACGAGCTTCGTCTGGCGCGCGCGCCGACCCCTCGATCCCGCCAAATTTCAGGAGTTCATCCAGACACCGCTGCCGGGCGTCGTGCGTGCGAAGGGCCATTTCTGGCTCGCGACGCGCCCCGATTGGGTGGGCGAGTTCAGCCTTGCGGGCGCTATCGCCGCTACGGGGGGCATGGGTTATTGGTGGGCGGCCGTGCCGGAGGCGCGCCTGGCGCAGGATGAGGAAACGCTCGCGAAGGTCAAATCGCGCTGGGACCCGGTCTTCGGCGACCGGCGGCAGGAGCTCGTCTTCATCGGCGTTCTCGGCGAGATGAATCGCGGGCGCATCGAGGCGATGCTGGATCGCTGCCTTGTGGGCGACGCCGAGAAGCCGGTGTTCAGTCCCAAATCATGGGCGAGGCTGCCGGATCCGTTTCCGTCATGGGGGCTCGGCCCGAACGGGTGA
- the glmS gene encoding glutamine--fructose-6-phosphate transaminase (isomerizing): MCGIIGILGKEPAAPRLVDALRRLEYRGYDSAGVATLEGGVLTRRRAEGKLASLDRKLGAEPLYGTSGIGHTRWATHGAPVERNAHPHMAGAVAIVHNGIIENFRELREELEKEGETFESQTDSEVVAHLINRELQRGADPVAAVHASLARLTGAFALAILFSGRDDLMIGARRGSPLAVGYGKGEMFLGSDAMALAPFTDRVTFLDEGDWAVLSHDGVTIHDESGAEVKRPIVRTAVSALLIDKGNHRHFMAKEIHEQPEVISRTLAHYVRFDSNSIELPGGGLPFDKLSKLTITACGTAFYAALTAKYWFERYAKLPVDVDIASEFRYRESPLPKDGLAVFVSQSGETADTLASLRYCRDNGQLIASVVNVPESSIARESDAVLQTLAGPEIGVASTKAFTCQLSVLACMAIAAGRKRGVLSAADEAELVSALVQVPRLMADVLKREDEFDALAQTLAKAPLVLYLGRGSSYPLALEGALKLKEISYLHAEGFAAGELKHGPIALIDETVPVIALAPKDALFEKTVSNLQEVAARGGKLVVFSDAPEAQAAVKAQANFVLPMAHSLVNPILYAVPIQLLAYHTAVAMGTDVDQPRNLAKSVTVE, encoded by the coding sequence ATGTGCGGAATCATCGGTATCCTCGGAAAAGAACCGGCAGCGCCACGTCTCGTCGATGCGCTGCGTCGGCTTGAATATCGCGGGTACGATTCCGCAGGCGTCGCCACCCTCGAAGGCGGTGTCCTCACACGGCGGCGCGCCGAGGGCAAGCTCGCGTCGCTCGACCGGAAGCTCGGCGCGGAGCCGCTTTACGGCACGTCGGGCATCGGGCATACGCGCTGGGCGACGCATGGCGCGCCGGTCGAGAGGAACGCGCATCCGCACATGGCGGGCGCCGTCGCCATCGTCCACAACGGCATTATCGAGAATTTCCGCGAGCTTCGCGAAGAGCTTGAGAAGGAAGGCGAGACCTTCGAAAGCCAGACCGACAGCGAAGTCGTGGCCCATCTCATCAATCGCGAGCTTCAGCGTGGCGCGGACCCGGTGGCGGCCGTGCATGCGTCGCTCGCCCGTCTCACAGGCGCGTTCGCGCTGGCGATCCTGTTCTCCGGCCGCGACGATCTGATGATCGGGGCCCGGCGGGGCAGCCCGCTCGCCGTCGGTTACGGCAAGGGCGAGATGTTCCTCGGCTCTGACGCCATGGCGCTCGCGCCCTTCACCGACCGTGTGACGTTCCTCGACGAGGGCGATTGGGCCGTGCTCAGCCACGATGGCGTGACGATCCACGACGAGAGCGGCGCAGAAGTGAAGCGCCCCATCGTGCGGACCGCGGTTTCGGCGCTCCTTATCGACAAGGGCAACCACCGCCACTTCATGGCGAAAGAGATCCACGAGCAGCCGGAAGTCATCAGCCGCACGCTCGCGCATTATGTCCGCTTCGACAGTAATTCCATCGAGCTTCCGGGCGGCGGTCTGCCGTTCGACAAGCTGTCAAAGCTCACCATCACGGCCTGCGGTACGGCTTTCTATGCGGCGCTGACCGCGAAATACTGGTTCGAGCGCTATGCGAAGCTTCCGGTGGATGTCGATATCGCGTCCGAGTTCCGCTATCGCGAATCGCCGCTACCGAAGGACGGGCTCGCCGTGTTCGTCTCTCAGTCCGGCGAAACGGCGGACACACTCGCAAGCCTCCGCTATTGCCGCGATAATGGCCAGCTCATCGCCTCCGTGGTGAACGTGCCGGAATCGTCCATCGCGCGCGAATCGGACGCCGTTCTTCAGACGCTCGCCGGGCCGGAAATCGGCGTCGCCTCGACGAAGGCATTCACGTGCCAGCTTTCGGTGCTGGCCTGCATGGCGATCGCGGCGGGGCGCAAGCGCGGCGTGCTGTCGGCTGCCGACGAGGCCGAGCTTGTGAGTGCGCTCGTGCAGGTGCCGCGCCTCATGGCCGATGTACTGAAGCGCGAGGACGAATTCGACGCGCTGGCGCAGACGCTCGCCAAGGCGCCGCTCGTGCTCTATCTCGGGCGCGGATCGAGCTATCCGCTCGCCCTCGAAGGCGCGCTGAAGCTGAAGGAAATTTCCTATCTCCACGCGGAAGGCTTCGCGGCGGGCGAACTGAAGCACGGCCCCATCGCGCTCATCGACGAGACGGTGCCCGTGATCGCGCTCGCTCCCAAGGATGCGTTGTTCGAGAAGACGGTGTCGAACCTTCAGGAAGTGGCGGCGCGCGGCGGCAAGCTCGTCGTGTTCTCCGACGCGCCCGAAGCGCAAGCAGCGGTCAAGGCGCAGGCTAATTTCGTGCTGCCGATGGCGCACAGCCTCGTCAACCCGATCCTCTACGCCGTGCCGATCCAGCTTCTCGCCTATCACACGGCGGTCGCGATGGGCACCGATGTGGATCAGCCGCGGAACCTGGCGAAGTCCGTGACGGTGGAGTAG
- a CDS encoding alpha/beta fold hydrolase, whose product MARFASSLVSCAVALLIGAGCAVADPIAPAGKVIGQDPQGRAIYQVDANGISIGYKLIGTGAPLVMIMGLGGTAENWPPQVVEALSKTYQLILLDNRGMGHSSANDTPFSYPLFAADVIGLLDALGVKQTHVLGYSMGSTITQQLLLQYPDRFNKALIHATSTDGSNVAKALHGRVPSDPIVARQVEATTHWRTPLDQLPAITNQVMLVVGTADNVVGAESSKTLASSIPGAWLVQFKGATHHLMYETPEGFAATALIFFDIDETVTVKAQPNASVAPPSGTRP is encoded by the coding sequence ATGGCAAGGTTCGCTTCATCGTTGGTTTCATGCGCCGTTGCGCTGCTGATCGGCGCGGGCTGCGCCGTCGCCGATCCGATCGCGCCCGCCGGTAAGGTGATCGGCCAGGATCCGCAGGGCCGTGCGATCTATCAGGTCGACGCCAATGGTATCTCGATCGGCTACAAGCTGATCGGCACTGGCGCGCCGCTCGTGATGATCATGGGACTCGGCGGCACGGCCGAGAACTGGCCACCGCAGGTGGTCGAGGCACTGTCGAAGACCTACCAGTTGATCCTTCTGGACAATCGCGGCATGGGCCACAGCAGCGCCAACGACACCCCATTCAGCTATCCGCTGTTCGCCGCCGACGTGATCGGCCTACTCGACGCACTCGGCGTCAAGCAAACCCACGTGCTGGGTTATTCCATGGGCAGCACCATTACCCAGCAATTGCTGCTGCAATATCCCGACCGCTTCAACAAAGCGCTGATCCACGCCACTTCGACCGACGGTAGCAACGTCGCCAAGGCGCTGCACGGCCGGGTGCCGAGCGATCCGATCGTGGCGCGGCAGGTCGAAGCCACGACGCATTGGAGGACACCGCTGGATCAGTTACCTGCGATCACCAACCAGGTGATGCTGGTAGTCGGCACCGCCGACAATGTGGTTGGCGCGGAGAGTTCGAAGACGCTGGCATCGTCTATTCCCGGCGCCTGGCTGGTGCAGTTCAAGGGTGCCACGCACCATCTCATGTACGAGACGCCGGAAGGCTTTGCCGCCACCGCCCTGATCTTCTTCGACATTGACGAGACCGTTACGGTGAAAGCGCAGCCCAACGCCTCCGTCGCTCCGCCATCTGGCACCCGCCCGTGA
- a CDS encoding LysR family transcriptional regulator, whose product MANIADTASTLTDRRITLEQLRAFVMVAEGGSFAGASLDLGRTQSAVTQSLKKLEQILDCVLLERRQGHFAGLTIEGARFLPMAKEILARLSDAVGSFQRPPLAGRIRLGVPDDFDVLDIHGVLSRCLDMNPELRIEVTSAMSGTIVDMFNAGEIDVALLNRARGESPNVGGAPRKVLRSEPLFWVGREKSALGQFSTVPLVGFPGGCTYRKTMLLAMQRVGKPSYLAYTSSSYENIRKAVSAGLGIAVLPRGSVGRDHVILGAEEDFPPLPEAELVMVANARDDLYRKFAAFLESSPSVADAVRRLSSAA is encoded by the coding sequence TTGGCCAACATCGCCGACACCGCGTCGACGCTCACCGACCGCCGCATCACGCTCGAACAACTGCGCGCCTTCGTAATGGTTGCGGAAGGCGGCAGCTTTGCCGGTGCGAGCCTCGATCTCGGGCGCACGCAATCCGCCGTGACGCAAAGCTTGAAGAAGCTTGAGCAGATCCTCGATTGCGTGCTCCTGGAGCGTCGTCAGGGCCATTTCGCCGGCCTCACGATCGAAGGGGCGCGCTTCCTGCCGATGGCGAAAGAGATCCTCGCCCGCCTCTCCGACGCGGTCGGCTCGTTCCAGCGTCCGCCACTGGCGGGACGCATCCGGCTTGGCGTGCCCGACGATTTCGACGTGTTGGACATCCACGGCGTACTCTCGCGCTGCCTCGACATGAACCCCGAGCTGCGCATCGAGGTGACATCCGCGATGTCCGGCACCATCGTAGACATGTTCAACGCGGGCGAGATCGATGTGGCCCTGCTGAACCGCGCGCGCGGCGAAAGCCCGAACGTGGGCGGCGCGCCGCGAAAGGTGCTCCGTAGCGAGCCGCTGTTCTGGGTGGGTCGCGAGAAGTCGGCGCTCGGGCAGTTTTCAACGGTGCCGCTGGTTGGCTTCCCCGGCGGCTGCACCTACCGCAAGACGATGCTGCTCGCGATGCAGCGCGTGGGCAAGCCGAGCTACCTCGCCTACACAAGCTCGTCTTACGAGAACATCCGCAAGGCGGTCTCGGCAGGGCTCGGCATCGCGGTCCTGCCGCGCGGCTCTGTCGGGCGCGATCACGTGATCCTCGGCGCGGAGGAGGATTTTCCGCCGCTGCCGGAAGCGGAGCTCGTCATGGTCGCGAATGCCCGCGACGACCTCTACCGCAAGTTCGCGGCGTTTCTCGAAAGCTCACCCAGCGTCGCCGACGCGGTGCGGCGTCTTTCGTCCGCTGCCTGA
- a CDS encoding DMT family transporter, whose amino-acid sequence MTQISRPALIALVLLFSLIWSSAFVAGKIAVRDVDPILALVIRFALSAAIMAPFCLGNRVAWNTRIVKTGLLFGLLNNAVYLGMNFSALAFTSAAVVGVIVSCAPFLAILFSVALGQERFDPVKTLGVLIGFAGVIVIIGFDIGAGDAVGVALAIGGTTAFAMATVLFRGRATGLPVITLNFWQSTAGALALLPVLALKGVAAPTFTVSATLAILYLTIVVSIGASVLWLLLIRWSGAASAASYHLLNPFWVVILSYIALGTPLEPRAFVGAAIIGAGLLLTTRSAAPVAPPALAKSGERC is encoded by the coding sequence ATGACCCAGATATCGCGCCCCGCCCTTATCGCCCTCGTGCTCCTCTTCAGCCTGATCTGGAGTTCCGCGTTCGTCGCCGGCAAGATCGCCGTGCGCGACGTCGACCCAATTCTGGCGCTGGTGATCCGCTTCGCGTTGAGCGCCGCGATCATGGCGCCGTTCTGCCTCGGGAACCGGGTGGCATGGAACACCCGCATCGTGAAGACTGGTCTGCTCTTCGGCCTGCTGAACAATGCAGTCTATCTCGGCATGAACTTTTCCGCGCTCGCCTTCACCTCGGCCGCCGTGGTGGGTGTGATCGTGAGTTGCGCGCCGTTCCTCGCCATCCTTTTTTCGGTGGCGCTCGGGCAGGAGCGGTTCGATCCCGTCAAGACGCTGGGTGTGTTGATCGGCTTTGCGGGGGTGATCGTCATCATCGGCTTCGATATCGGTGCGGGCGATGCCGTGGGCGTCGCGCTCGCCATCGGCGGCACGACCGCTTTCGCGATGGCAACCGTGTTGTTTCGCGGCCGCGCGACCGGGCTCCCTGTGATCACGCTCAATTTCTGGCAATCGACTGCGGGCGCACTCGCGCTCCTGCCGGTGCTCGCGCTGAAAGGCGTTGCAGCGCCGACCTTTACGGTTTCGGCGACGCTGGCGATCCTTTATCTCACCATCGTGGTAAGCATCGGGGCGAGCGTGCTCTGGCTCCTCCTCATCCGCTGGAGCGGCGCAGCGAGCGCAGCGTCCTATCACCTGCTGAACCCGTTCTGGGTGGTGATCCTGTCCTACATCGCACTCGGCACGCCGCTCGAACCGCGCGCCTTCGTCGGCGCCGCGATTATTGGAGCCGGGCTGCTGCTGACGACCCGAAGCGCCGCCCCGGTTGCGCCGCCTGCGCTGGCGAAATCGGGCGAGCGTTGTTAG